A region of Streptomyces sp. NBC_01267 DNA encodes the following proteins:
- a CDS encoding DUF4331 domain-containing protein yields the protein MKLPLPSRRRTPARPAERALAALGTLALVTAGTLTGLAPGVSSASSHREAPLTAGDPKADNTDVYAFTSPDKPDMVTLIANWIPFEEPNGGPNFYPFANDAHYNIKIDSDGDGKPDTTYTWAFTDHIRDAANQFLYNTGVVNSIDDTTLNFRQTYTLTATDARGNTRTLVKDAPAAPSNTGKASMPDYAALRKEATVSLPDGGQTYAGQASDPFFLDLRIFDLLYGGNLKETGHNTLAGYNVNTIALQVPKAQVALKGDAKSNPVIGVWSTTDRKGAAVVAGKGSESNRSGTDSRTESDRSATGSRTESDSKGGPPSTGDAGWHQVSRLGNPLVNEVVVPLKYKDAFNTLTPDQDHTITPVVDKVKDPIVPKLIQSIYGIPAPATPRNDLVEIFLTGICKACGPIQADLNSQQLNAGVKKSQFVPSEELRLNMSVPTSSNPNRLGVLGGDLAGFPNGRRLNDDVVDISLQALEGAAQTGKIVPALAAGDGVNTPYRQPEASFPYVALPNTAAVNQADSQRPDGGVGAGFGGTALSGGTPVVAVVALAGGALLAAAGFMFLRRRQADRA from the coding sequence ATGAAGCTTCCCCTGCCGTCGCGCAGACGGACCCCGGCCCGCCCGGCCGAACGCGCTCTCGCCGCACTCGGCACCCTCGCCCTGGTCACCGCAGGCACTCTCACCGGCCTCGCCCCCGGTGTCAGTTCCGCCTCCAGCCACCGCGAGGCCCCGCTGACCGCGGGCGACCCGAAGGCCGACAACACCGACGTCTACGCCTTCACGAGCCCCGACAAGCCCGACATGGTGACCCTGATCGCGAACTGGATCCCCTTCGAGGAGCCCAACGGGGGCCCCAACTTCTACCCCTTCGCCAACGACGCCCACTACAACATCAAGATCGACAGTGACGGCGACGGCAAGCCCGACACCACCTACACCTGGGCGTTCACCGACCACATCCGCGATGCCGCCAACCAGTTCCTCTACAACACCGGCGTCGTCAATTCCATCGACGACACGACCCTGAACTTCCGCCAGACCTACACGCTGACCGCCACCGATGCCCGCGGTAACACCAGGACACTGGTCAAGGACGCGCCCGCGGCCCCCTCCAACACCGGCAAGGCCTCGATGCCCGACTACGCCGCGCTGCGCAAGGAGGCCACGGTCTCCCTGCCGGACGGCGGTCAGACCTACGCCGGGCAGGCCTCCGACCCGTTCTTCCTGGACCTGCGGATCTTCGACCTGCTCTACGGCGGGAACCTCAAGGAGACCGGCCACAACACCCTCGCCGGGTACAACGTGAACACCATCGCCCTCCAGGTTCCGAAGGCGCAGGTGGCCCTGAAGGGGGACGCCAAGAGCAACCCGGTCATCGGGGTGTGGTCCACCACCGACCGCAAGGGCGCGGCAGTCGTCGCGGGCAAGGGCTCCGAGAGCAACAGGAGCGGGACGGACTCCCGGACGGAGAGCGACAGGAGCGCGACCGGCTCCCGGACGGAGAGCGACAGCAAGGGCGGGCCGCCCTCGACCGGGGACGCGGGCTGGCACCAGGTCTCCCGGCTGGGGAACCCACTGGTCAACGAGGTGGTGGTGCCGCTGAAGTACAAGGACGCGTTCAACACGCTGACCCCGGACCAGGACCACACGATCACGCCGGTCGTCGACAAGGTGAAGGACCCGATCGTGCCGAAGCTCATCCAGAGCATCTACGGCATCCCGGCTCCCGCGACACCCCGCAACGACCTGGTCGAGATCTTCCTGACCGGTATCTGCAAGGCCTGTGGTCCGATCCAGGCGGATCTCAACTCGCAGCAGCTCAACGCCGGCGTCAAGAAGAGCCAGTTCGTCCCGTCCGAAGAGCTGCGGCTGAACATGTCCGTCCCCACCTCCAGCAACCCCAACCGCCTCGGCGTCCTGGGCGGTGACCTCGCGGGCTTCCCCAACGGCCGCCGGCTCAACGACGATGTCGTCGACATCTCACTGCAGGCCCTCGAAGGCGCCGCGCAGACGGGGAAGATCGTGCCCGCGCTGGCCGCGGGTGACGGCGTCAACACCCCGTACCGCCAGCCGGAGGCGTCCTTCCCGTACGTGGCGCTGCCCAACACGGCCGCCGTCAACCAGGCCGATTCGCAGCGCCCGGACGGCGGCGTCGGAGCGGGCTTCGGCGGGACCGCCCTGAGCGGTGGCACTCCCGTCGTGGCCGTCGTCGCCCTCGCCGGCGGCGCCTTGCTGGCCGCCGCCGGATTCATGTTCCTGCGCCGACGGCAGGCGGACCGGGCGTGA
- a CDS encoding class F sortase: MTGPDPSGRLPSTPEGRRPRAVHRFRPADPRRLAAVLAVATGMTLAGTGTSALVTDRPGPPKSADIGALPVPQSAGRAAPAAPAAPPIRIRIPSIGLDHTLTGLQVQQDGRLGAPQDPGQIGWWRDGPRPGDPGAAIIVGHVDSLTGPAAFYNLSSLRPGDRVTVDRSDHSHATFTVRALRQYDRDDFPDDQVYAVNGAPALRLITCGGTYDRDRHEYRENLVVYATPAAPGRAHPSASPPPTPTRSGN, translated from the coding sequence GTGACCGGCCCCGACCCGTCCGGCCGCCTGCCCTCCACCCCGGAGGGCAGGCGGCCCCGGGCCGTCCACCGGTTCCGCCCCGCCGATCCACGGCGCCTGGCCGCGGTCCTCGCCGTCGCCACCGGCATGACCCTGGCCGGGACAGGCACCTCCGCGCTCGTCACCGACAGGCCCGGTCCCCCGAAGAGCGCGGACATCGGCGCCCTGCCCGTCCCGCAGTCCGCCGGGCGCGCCGCACCGGCGGCCCCTGCGGCGCCACCGATACGCATACGCATACCGAGCATCGGCCTGGACCACACCCTCACCGGCCTGCAGGTGCAGCAGGACGGCCGCCTCGGCGCACCACAGGACCCCGGGCAGATCGGCTGGTGGCGCGACGGCCCCCGGCCCGGGGATCCGGGCGCGGCGATCATAGTCGGCCACGTCGACTCCCTCACCGGACCGGCCGCCTTCTACAACCTGTCCTCCCTGCGCCCGGGGGACCGCGTCACCGTCGACCGCAGCGACCACTCCCACGCCACCTTCACCGTCCGGGCGCTCCGCCAGTACGACAGGGACGACTTCCCCGACGACCAGGTGTACGCGGTGAACGGCGCCCCGGCCCTGCGCCTCATCACCTGCGGCGGGACCTACGACAGGGACCGGCACGAGTACCGCGAGAACCTCGTCGTCTACGCGACGCCCGCCGCCCCCGGCCGGGCGCACCCCTCCGCCTCTCCTCCACCCACCCCCACCCGGAGCGGGAATTGA
- a CDS encoding YeiH family protein, translated as MATHLDRSPLAAPRPPGPPTSGRRASAVAAVRRNAPGLALAVVGVVCAEAVHALLPGIPMLTAAVVLGIVAAHVPGLRTRVRGPAQPGLTFAGKRLMRAGVVLLGLKLSIGDVLGLGWATVVMILGVVAATFFGTQWLGRKMGLPGEQPLLVATGYAICGASAIGAVSSVLDRNRKQESAEETARRDSDVAAAVALVTLCGTLAIAVLPLLQGPLGLDASQFGRWVGAGVHDVGQVVATAQTAGPDALGEAVMVKLIRVAMLAPLVAGVALARRRQDAKLPGADAAPAGRRPPLVPLFVAGFLAAVALRSTGWLPGGVLDAADNIQELLLAAALFGLGSAVYLPTLARSGVKLAALGLASWVIVAVTSLAGVLLTT; from the coding sequence ATGGCTACTCATCTGGACCGTTCTCCGCTCGCAGCTCCTCGGCCACCCGGTCCGCCGACGTCCGGGCGCCGGGCCTCGGCGGTGGCTGCGGTGCGCCGCAACGCCCCCGGCCTGGCGCTCGCCGTCGTGGGTGTCGTGTGCGCCGAGGCGGTGCACGCGCTGCTGCCCGGCATCCCCATGCTGACCGCGGCCGTCGTGCTGGGCATCGTGGCCGCCCACGTCCCGGGGCTGCGCACCCGGGTACGCGGCCCGGCGCAACCGGGACTGACGTTCGCCGGCAAGCGGCTGATGCGGGCGGGCGTCGTCCTGCTCGGCCTCAAACTGAGCATCGGCGATGTGCTCGGGCTCGGCTGGGCCACTGTGGTGATGATCCTCGGGGTCGTCGCCGCCACGTTCTTCGGTACGCAGTGGCTGGGCCGGAAGATGGGCCTGCCGGGCGAGCAGCCGTTGCTGGTGGCCACCGGGTACGCGATCTGCGGTGCTTCGGCGATCGGCGCGGTCAGCAGTGTGCTCGACCGGAACCGCAAGCAGGAGAGCGCCGAGGAGACCGCGCGGCGGGACTCGGACGTGGCTGCCGCTGTCGCCCTGGTGACCCTGTGCGGGACGCTGGCCATCGCCGTCCTTCCGCTGCTGCAGGGGCCGTTGGGGCTGGACGCCAGCCAGTTCGGGCGCTGGGTCGGCGCGGGCGTGCACGACGTCGGGCAGGTGGTGGCCACCGCGCAGACGGCCGGTCCGGACGCGCTGGGCGAGGCGGTCATGGTCAAGCTGATCCGGGTGGCGATGCTCGCGCCCCTGGTGGCGGGGGTCGCGCTCGCCCGCCGCCGGCAGGACGCCAAGCTGCCCGGCGCGGACGCGGCGCCCGCCGGACGCCGTCCTCCCCTGGTACCGCTGTTCGTCGCCGGCTTCCTGGCCGCGGTCGCGCTGCGCAGCACCGGCTGGCTGCCCGGCGGGGTGCTCGACGCCGCCGACAACATCCAGGAACTCCTGCTGGCCGCCGCGCTGTTCGGCCTGGGAAGCGCCGTGTACCTGCCCACCCTGGCCCGCTCCGGAGTGAAGCTCGCCGCCCTCGGCCTGGCCTCCTGGGTCATCGTCGCGGTGACCAGCCTCGCGGGTGTCCTGCTGACCACGTGA
- a CDS encoding tetratricopeptide repeat protein: MTQRKPTHRRTLLLTAVTTTLGVGLFLAGGLALSPWSAAPSTPASPAAAGGPATGGDPLATDITGLQRHLRGAPQDAVALSTLGLDYVEQAKSTADPSYYPKAEAVLTRSLAIQKKDNFTALGGMAALEAARHRFAQALDWAQRAVAVNPYNSSLYGTLADACTQLGRYSEAAEAVQRMVDLRPGSPSLSRASYVAELRGDIPTARADMQRALQDAGGPADQAFAHYYLGELAFNSGDPATELAQARAGLRVAPSSTSLLQARAKAEAALGNTGAAIADFTRAVQRVPQPEYILQLGELYQSLGRTKEAEQQYEVFRAEQRLFAANGVTLDSDAALFEADHGNPRRALAIAREGIRSRPFLESHDALAWALHINGQDREALAESGRALSQGMRNALFHYHRGLIEKALGDRAAARDDLTEALTINPHFSPLYAPKARAALAALKDPA; encoded by the coding sequence TTGACCCAGCGCAAGCCCACCCACCGACGAACCCTGCTGCTCACCGCCGTGACCACGACCCTCGGAGTGGGCCTCTTCCTCGCCGGCGGTCTGGCCCTCTCCCCCTGGTCCGCGGCGCCGAGTACCCCGGCCTCTCCGGCCGCTGCGGGCGGCCCGGCCACCGGCGGTGACCCGCTGGCCACGGACATCACCGGACTCCAGCGGCACCTGCGCGGCGCCCCCCAGGACGCCGTCGCGCTCAGCACCCTCGGGCTGGACTACGTCGAGCAGGCCAAGAGCACCGCCGACCCGTCGTACTACCCCAAGGCGGAGGCGGTCCTCACACGGTCGCTGGCCATCCAGAAGAAGGACAACTTCACCGCGCTGGGCGGCATGGCGGCTCTCGAAGCGGCCCGCCACCGATTCGCCCAGGCGCTGGACTGGGCGCAGCGCGCGGTTGCCGTCAACCCGTACAACTCCTCGCTGTACGGAACCCTCGCCGACGCCTGCACGCAGCTCGGCCGCTACTCCGAAGCAGCCGAGGCCGTCCAGCGCATGGTCGACCTCAGGCCCGGCTCCCCCTCCCTGTCCCGCGCCTCCTACGTCGCGGAGCTCCGGGGCGACATCCCGACCGCGCGCGCCGACATGCAACGCGCCCTGCAGGACGCCGGAGGCCCGGCCGACCAGGCGTTCGCCCACTACTACCTCGGCGAACTCGCCTTCAACAGCGGAGACCCGGCCACCGAACTCGCCCAGGCCCGAGCAGGACTGCGCGTCGCGCCCTCCTCCACCTCGCTGCTCCAGGCCAGAGCAAAGGCAGAGGCGGCCCTCGGGAACACCGGCGCCGCCATCGCCGACTTCACCAGGGCCGTCCAACGCGTCCCGCAACCCGAGTACATCCTCCAACTCGGCGAGCTGTACCAGTCCTTGGGACGTACGAAGGAAGCCGAGCAGCAGTACGAGGTCTTCCGCGCCGAGCAGAGACTCTTCGCCGCCAACGGTGTCACCCTCGACTCCGACGCCGCCCTCTTCGAGGCCGACCACGGCAATCCCCGGCGTGCCCTGGCCATTGCCCGGGAAGGCATCAGGAGCCGCCCCTTCCTGGAGAGCCACGATGCCCTGGCCTGGGCGCTGCACATCAACGGCCAGGACCGGGAGGCTCTCGCCGAGTCCGGCCGGGCGCTCTCCCAGGGCATGCGCAACGCTCTCTTCCACTACCACCGCGGGCTCATCGAAAAGGCCCTCGGTGACCGGGCGGCGGCGCGCGACGACCTGACCGAAGCGCTCACCATCAACCCTCACTTCAGCCCCTTGTACGCGCCGAAAGCCCGAGCGGCCCTCGCCGCCCTGAAGGATCCCGCCTGA
- a CDS encoding LysR substrate-binding domain-containing protein, which yields MSSREDDRSESAGPGQRPLPDLHALQLLVTVAETGSLGRAAARLRISQPSASARIRTLERRLGLHLLDRSTSGSRLSPAGAVVTDWARTVLEQAEALVEGAAALRSRQDNRLHVAASLTIAEELMPGWLVTLREGAPGAHVGLTVTNSWGVIEALRRGECDLGFVEGPRVPDDLHRTAVGRDRLAVVVAPGHPWTRRRTPLSGRELADTPLLVREPGSGTRETLVTALRQYDGIAVPVLELGSTAPLRSAAARGLAPAVLSVLAVREDLDLRRLVEIEVDPALPLRRVLHAVWPKGRELPEPALHLLRAAGRA from the coding sequence ATGAGCAGCCGTGAGGACGACCGCTCGGAGAGCGCCGGACCCGGGCAGCGTCCGCTCCCCGATCTGCACGCCCTGCAGCTGCTGGTCACGGTCGCCGAGACCGGCAGTCTGGGCCGGGCCGCGGCCCGGCTGCGGATCAGCCAGCCGTCCGCGAGCGCCCGGATCCGCACCCTGGAACGACGGCTCGGACTGCACCTGCTGGACCGTTCCACCTCGGGCTCCCGGCTCTCCCCGGCGGGCGCGGTGGTCACCGACTGGGCGCGGACGGTGCTGGAACAGGCCGAAGCCCTCGTGGAGGGCGCCGCGGCCCTGCGCTCACGGCAGGACAACCGGCTGCACGTCGCCGCCAGCCTGACCATCGCCGAGGAGCTGATGCCCGGCTGGCTCGTCACGCTGCGCGAGGGCGCCCCGGGCGCCCATGTGGGGCTGACCGTCACCAACTCCTGGGGCGTCATCGAGGCGCTCCGCCGCGGCGAGTGCGACCTGGGCTTCGTCGAGGGCCCCCGGGTCCCGGACGACCTGCACCGTACGGCGGTGGGACGGGACCGGCTCGCGGTCGTGGTGGCGCCGGGCCACCCGTGGACCCGCCGCCGCACCCCGCTGTCGGGCCGCGAACTGGCCGACACCCCGCTCCTGGTGCGCGAACCGGGCTCCGGCACCCGGGAGACCCTGGTGACGGCGCTGCGCCAGTACGACGGCATCGCCGTGCCGGTCCTGGAGCTGGGCTCCACCGCCCCCCTGCGCAGCGCCGCCGCCCGGGGCCTGGCACCGGCCGTGCTCTCCGTCCTGGCGGTACGGGAGGACCTGGACCTGCGGCGCCTGGTGGAGATCGAGGTCGACCCGGCACTCCCCCTCCGCCGTGTCCTGCACGCGGTCTGGCCCAAGGGCCGCGAACTCCCCGAACCGGCCCTGCATCTGCTCCGGGCGGCGGGCCGGGCCTGA
- a CDS encoding high frequency lysogenization protein HflD, translating to MTHRPHVRRAVAVAVGALWLLGAAVPPAQAHPLGNFSVNHYTGFTLRPDRVDVTAVTDTAEIPTLQDALKVDSNGDGKQSDAERAHWAAAGCARTAGKLEVTAPRRLKWTVRSARFDYRPGQGGLRTSRLECDLRAPLRLTDGPVSLRVDTGADRTRVGWNEITAKGEGTHLQHSTVPESSVTDELRNYPRDLLSTPRGDTTAQFTAAPGEGAAGTHRTPDRVTAGSGPAARVEAVSRQLMSLAGAKHLTLPIGILAVLLSVVLGAGHALLPGHGKTVMAAYLAGKRGRTRDAVTVGATVTLTHTAGVIVIGLCLTVFSSLAGDAVLGWLGVVSGALVALVGAGLLRDAVRQRRRAVRLASPDGLQARAPEPELVGAGSAVHHEHTHDPGHEHAPHHEHEPHHDHDHDHDHDHDHDHDHDHDHDHDHDHDHDHDHTHDHAHTHEKPHRHGLFGHHHTHAPATADPQPFSTRGLIGLGIAGGLVPSPSALVVLLGAIALGRTAFGAALVLAYGLGMAATLTAVGLVLVRIGGRVTKFSEHPLLALVRRVAPHTAVLTAFLVLVVGLGLMIRSLPPVL from the coding sequence GTGACCCATCGACCCCACGTACGACGGGCCGTCGCCGTGGCCGTCGGCGCCCTGTGGCTCCTCGGCGCCGCGGTCCCCCCGGCCCAGGCCCACCCGCTCGGCAACTTCTCCGTCAACCACTACACCGGCTTCACGCTCCGCCCCGACCGCGTGGACGTCACGGCCGTGACCGACACCGCGGAGATCCCCACCCTCCAGGACGCGTTGAAGGTCGACAGCAACGGGGACGGCAAGCAGAGTGACGCCGAGCGCGCCCACTGGGCCGCCGCAGGCTGTGCCCGAACGGCCGGGAAGCTGGAGGTCACCGCACCGCGGCGGCTCAAGTGGACCGTCAGGTCCGCCCGGTTCGACTACCGTCCCGGGCAGGGCGGGCTGCGTACCAGTCGGCTGGAGTGCGACCTCCGGGCCCCCTTGCGTCTGACGGACGGTCCGGTCTCCCTGCGCGTCGACACCGGCGCCGACCGGACCAGGGTGGGCTGGAACGAGATCACCGCCAAGGGCGAGGGAACGCATCTCCAGCACTCCACCGTTCCGGAATCCTCGGTCACCGACGAATTGCGCAACTACCCGCGGGATCTGCTCTCCACCCCACGCGGTGACACCACGGCGCAGTTCACCGCCGCTCCGGGTGAGGGGGCCGCCGGTACGCACCGAACGCCGGATCGGGTCACGGCCGGAAGCGGTCCTGCCGCCCGTGTCGAGGCCGTGTCCCGGCAGTTGATGTCGCTTGCGGGGGCGAAGCACCTCACGCTCCCGATCGGAATCCTGGCGGTTCTGCTCTCCGTCGTTCTGGGCGCGGGCCATGCGTTGTTGCCGGGCCACGGCAAGACCGTCATGGCCGCCTACCTCGCGGGCAAGCGCGGCAGAACCCGTGATGCCGTCACCGTCGGCGCCACCGTCACCCTCACTCACACGGCCGGAGTCATCGTCATCGGCCTCTGCCTCACCGTGTTCTCCTCGTTGGCGGGCGATGCCGTACTGGGCTGGCTGGGTGTCGTCAGCGGCGCGCTCGTGGCCCTGGTCGGAGCGGGCCTGCTGAGGGACGCGGTACGGCAGCGCCGTCGAGCCGTGCGCCTCGCTTCGCCGGACGGCCTGCAGGCGAGAGCGCCGGAACCGGAACTGGTCGGCGCGGGTTCCGCCGTCCACCACGAGCACACGCACGACCCCGGCCACGAACACGCGCCGCACCACGAGCACGAGCCTCATCACGACCACGACCACGACCACGACCACGACCACGACCACGACCACGACCACGACCACGACCACGACCACGACCACGACCACGACCACGACCACGACCACACCCACGACCACGCCCACACGCACGAGAAACCGCACCGCCACGGCCTGTTCGGGCACCACCACACCCACGCACCTGCCACCGCCGACCCGCAACCCTTCAGCACCCGGGGCCTGATCGGGCTCGGGATCGCCGGGGGGCTGGTACCGAGCCCCTCGGCCCTGGTCGTCCTCCTCGGTGCGATCGCCCTGGGCAGGACCGCCTTCGGGGCCGCTCTCGTGCTCGCCTACGGCCTGGGCATGGCCGCCACGCTCACCGCCGTCGGGCTCGTCCTCGTACGGATCGGCGGCCGGGTGACCAAGTTCTCCGAGCATCCGCTTCTCGCCCTGGTGCGCCGCGTCGCTCCCCACACCGCGGTCCTGACGGCCTTCCTGGTGCTCGTCGTCGGCCTGGGCCTGATGATCCGCAGCCTGCCGCCCGTCCTGTGA